A window from Akkermansia muciniphila encodes these proteins:
- a CDS encoding type II secretion system F family protein: protein MPKYQYTALDHKGDQKTGTLEANSEAEAMESIRAHGLYPTQIVEAGKGKIQQTPAAKKKAKGAKGQKGKLGGRIKAKALMIFTRQLATLIDAGLPLLQSLNVLAKQEANPNLRVTIEALGDSVQGGSTFSEALAQHPRIFDRLFVNMVKAGELGGVLEVVLNRLAEYQEKAQKLKSKVITAMVYPSIVLFIAVGIVIFLMLVIVPKFKAMFAEQGSELPAISEFVFGLSDWFMAAPFFVPNAVILAAVIAILYAVFTAMSKTPNGRRKIDTALLTMPVIGNVQSKSAIARFARTFGTLVTSGVPILQALTITKDTAGNMIVGDAIGLIHDSVKEGESVVTPMSSSKLFPPMVISMVDVGEETGQLPDMLLKIADVYDDEVDNAVGAMTSMLEPIMIVFLAVVVGGIVFAMFLPLLQVIEKMG from the coding sequence ATGCCTAAATATCAATATACAGCACTTGACCATAAAGGCGACCAGAAAACGGGTACCCTGGAGGCCAATTCCGAAGCGGAGGCCATGGAATCCATCCGGGCGCATGGCCTGTACCCCACCCAGATCGTAGAAGCGGGCAAGGGCAAGATCCAGCAAACTCCCGCCGCCAAGAAGAAGGCCAAGGGAGCCAAAGGACAAAAAGGCAAGCTGGGCGGCAGGATCAAGGCGAAGGCCCTGATGATTTTCACCCGCCAGCTGGCCACCCTGATTGACGCAGGGCTCCCCCTGCTCCAAAGCTTGAACGTGCTGGCCAAGCAGGAAGCCAACCCCAACCTGCGCGTGACCATTGAAGCCCTGGGCGATTCCGTTCAGGGGGGCTCCACCTTCTCGGAAGCCCTGGCCCAGCACCCCAGGATCTTTGACCGCCTGTTCGTGAACATGGTAAAGGCCGGTGAACTGGGCGGTGTGCTGGAAGTAGTGCTGAACCGCCTGGCGGAATACCAGGAAAAGGCGCAGAAACTGAAGAGCAAGGTGATCACCGCCATGGTGTACCCCTCCATCGTCCTGTTCATTGCGGTAGGCATCGTGATCTTCCTGATGCTGGTCATCGTTCCCAAGTTCAAAGCCATGTTCGCGGAACAGGGCAGTGAGCTTCCCGCCATTTCCGAGTTCGTGTTCGGCCTCAGTGACTGGTTCATGGCCGCTCCGTTCTTCGTGCCGAATGCCGTTATTCTGGCCGCCGTCATCGCCATCCTGTACGCCGTCTTCACGGCCATGAGCAAGACGCCCAACGGACGCCGCAAGATTGACACGGCCCTGTTGACCATGCCCGTCATCGGCAACGTGCAGAGCAAAAGCGCCATCGCCCGCTTCGCCCGTACCTTCGGCACGCTGGTCACTTCCGGCGTCCCCATTCTCCAGGCCCTCACCATCACCAAGGACACTGCCGGAAACATGATCGTGGGGGACGCCATCGGCCTTATCCATGATTCCGTGAAGGAAGGGGAATCCGTCGTCACGCCCATGTCCTCCTCCAAGCTTTTCCCGCCCATGGTGATTTCCATGGTGGACGTGGGTGAAGAAACCGGCCAGCTTCCGGACATGCTCCTCAAGATTGCGGACGTTTACGATGATGAAGTGGATAACGCCGTGGGGGCCATGACCTCCATGCTGGAACCCATCATGATCGTGTTCCTGGCCGTAGTTGTGGGCGGCATCGTGTTCGCCATGTTCCTGCCTCTTCTGCAGGTCATTGAGAAAATGGGTTAA
- a CDS encoding prepilin-type N-terminal cleavage/methylation domain-containing protein, with amino-acid sequence MKIRSAYSRLRAAQGFTLMEILVVMVIIVVLATLTISIYTWLETRKNEQATESIVRKIEMGLESYHSDHDRYPYGTEAPFNNHGVAVANGEEYSSNVVYMALFGDHKNEGMPSRDTTIYNDELNPATQPKSNPTVREVHVKGKDGRPVTLYILADPWGSPYRYRLGSEQAIPSKSASAKNLKMGNGMNPDYDFWSFGKDSDSDLKDPHAPENEDDIGNLPKF; translated from the coding sequence ATGAAGATTCGCTCCGCATACAGCCGCCTCCGGGCGGCACAGGGCTTCACCCTCATGGAAATCCTGGTGGTGATGGTCATCATCGTGGTGCTTGCCACGCTGACCATCTCCATCTACACCTGGCTTGAAACCAGGAAGAACGAGCAGGCCACGGAGTCCATTGTCCGCAAGATTGAAATGGGGCTGGAAAGCTACCACAGCGACCATGACCGCTACCCCTACGGTACGGAAGCCCCCTTCAACAACCACGGAGTAGCTGTGGCGAACGGCGAGGAGTACAGCTCCAATGTCGTGTACATGGCCCTCTTCGGCGACCACAAGAATGAAGGCATGCCTTCCAGGGATACCACCATTTATAATGATGAGCTGAATCCCGCCACCCAGCCCAAGAGCAACCCGACCGTCCGGGAGGTCCATGTGAAGGGCAAGGACGGCAGGCCCGTCACGCTTTACATCCTGGCGGACCCGTGGGGGTCACCCTACCGCTACCGCCTGGGCAGCGAGCAAGCCATTCCCTCCAAATCCGCCAGCGCAAAGAACCTGAAAATGGGGAACGGCATGAATCCGGATTACGATTTCTGGTCCTTCGGAAAGGACAGTGACAGTGACCTGAAAGACCCGCACGCCCCTGAAAACGAGGATGACATAGGCAACCTGCCGAAGTTCTGA
- a CDS encoding glycosyltransferase family 2 protein: protein MKRISLIVPCLNEEQAIPAFKQEVDRVFKEHLEGYAPELIFVDDGSTDRTLEIIKELAEHSPEVKFISFSRNFGKEAAIYAGLEAATGDYAAVMDVDLQDPPSLLPEMVKAIAEEGYDCAGTRRVTRKGEPPLRSFFARAFYKTIHRISDTHIVDGARDYKLMTRPVLEALLSLKEYNRFSKGLYEWVGFRTKWFEYENVERVAGETKWSFFKLFLYSIEGIVAFSTAPLALASIMGVMLSFISFLAIIALTVRELIWPHSAYGWTSMVCVFCLMGGIVLLCLGILGQYLAKTYTEVKKRPIYIARERSISPSK from the coding sequence ATGAAACGAATTTCCCTGATCGTTCCCTGCCTGAATGAGGAACAGGCCATTCCGGCGTTCAAACAAGAGGTGGACCGGGTTTTCAAGGAGCACCTGGAGGGATATGCCCCGGAACTTATCTTTGTGGATGACGGCTCCACAGACCGTACCCTGGAGATCATCAAGGAGCTGGCGGAACATTCTCCGGAGGTGAAGTTTATTTCCTTTTCCCGCAATTTCGGGAAGGAAGCGGCTATTTACGCGGGGCTGGAAGCGGCCACGGGGGATTATGCAGCCGTCATGGACGTGGACCTTCAGGACCCCCCGTCCCTGCTTCCGGAGATGGTGAAAGCCATTGCCGAGGAAGGGTACGACTGCGCCGGAACGCGCCGCGTCACCCGGAAGGGGGAACCGCCGCTGCGCTCTTTCTTTGCACGCGCCTTTTACAAGACGATTCACCGGATATCGGACACCCACATCGTGGACGGCGCCCGGGATTACAAGCTGATGACGCGCCCCGTGCTGGAAGCCCTGCTTTCCCTGAAGGAGTACAACCGCTTTTCCAAAGGCTTGTACGAATGGGTGGGTTTCCGCACCAAATGGTTTGAGTATGAGAATGTGGAACGGGTGGCGGGAGAGACCAAATGGTCTTTCTTCAAACTGTTCCTGTACTCCATTGAAGGCATTGTGGCCTTCTCCACAGCCCCCCTGGCCCTGGCCTCCATCATGGGGGTCATGCTTTCCTTCATCTCCTTCCTTGCCATCATCGCGCTGACGGTCCGGGAACTGATCTGGCCCCACTCCGCCTACGGCTGGACTTCCATGGTCTGCGTTTTCTGCCTGATGGGCGGCATTGTCCTGCTGTGCCTGGGCATCCTGGGCCAGTACCTGGCCAAGACCTATACGGAGGTCAAAAAACGCCCCATCTACATCGCCAGGGAACGCTCCATCAGTCCCTCCAAATAA
- a CDS encoding glycosyltransferase family 2 protein has protein sequence MDTEPDFSIVTPSYNYADYVRECIESVRNQEGATFEHIIQDAGSTDGTLDILNSYPHLKLHVEKDSGMSEGINRGFRRARGKWVMWLNTDDRLLPGALAAVKAFADSRPEADIVHGAWNFIDADGTVQRPMKALPYSLNMHIWYGTYLASTALFLRRSTTIEEGFLLDERFHYDMDGEYYARLGRAGKKFVHYNRLLADFRWHGGNLSAPNVELRDMDAELKRQKQHSEDAAIKRVYGYSFSRHSCNNILDGLMREAYRMKKAFLYLATPWEK, from the coding sequence ATGGATACCGAGCCGGATTTCAGCATCGTCACGCCCAGCTACAATTACGCCGATTATGTGCGGGAGTGCATTGAAAGCGTCAGGAACCAGGAAGGCGCCACGTTTGAGCACATCATCCAGGACGCCGGCTCCACAGACGGAACGCTGGACATCCTGAACTCCTACCCGCACCTGAAATTGCATGTGGAGAAGGATTCCGGCATGTCGGAGGGCATTAACCGCGGCTTCCGGAGGGCGCGCGGCAAGTGGGTCATGTGGCTGAATACGGACGACAGGCTGCTGCCTGGCGCCCTGGCGGCTGTCAAGGCCTTCGCGGATTCCCGCCCGGAGGCGGACATCGTGCACGGGGCCTGGAACTTCATTGATGCGGACGGGACCGTCCAGCGGCCCATGAAAGCCCTTCCCTACAGCCTTAACATGCATATCTGGTACGGCACGTACCTGGCCTCCACCGCACTGTTCCTGCGCAGGAGCACCACGATTGAAGAAGGATTCCTGCTGGACGAACGGTTCCACTACGACATGGACGGGGAGTATTACGCCCGCCTGGGCCGCGCCGGAAAGAAGTTTGTCCATTATAACAGGCTGCTGGCGGATTTCCGCTGGCACGGCGGCAACCTGAGCGCCCCCAATGTGGAACTCCGGGACATGGACGCCGAGTTAAAGCGCCAGAAGCAGCACAGCGAGGACGCAGCCATCAAGCGCGTTTACGGTTATTCCTTTTCCAGGCATAGCTGCAACAATATCCTGGACGGCCTGATGCGGGAGGCCTACCGGATGAAAAAAGCCTTCCTGTACCTGGCCACTCCCTGGGAAAAGTAA
- a CDS encoding nucleoside-diphosphate kinase — translation MPNTQEETTLVLLKPDCVRKNLSGTILKRFLSEGFRLRGIKMIQLDEPVLREHYSHILDLVVNGELLFPKLLDFMTSSPVIAIALKGPGVIVRVRELLGPTNSQKAQKGTIRGDYGTDSMMNICHASDSRESAAVELVRFFREEELFDSLN, via the coding sequence ATGCCAAACACTCAAGAAGAAACAACGCTGGTTCTGCTCAAACCCGATTGCGTGCGGAAAAACCTTTCCGGCACCATTTTAAAACGTTTTTTGTCCGAAGGGTTTCGCCTGCGCGGCATTAAGATGATCCAGCTTGACGAGCCCGTGCTCCGGGAGCATTACTCCCATATTCTGGACCTTGTGGTCAACGGGGAACTGCTGTTCCCGAAACTGCTTGATTTCATGACCAGCTCCCCGGTTATCGCCATCGCCCTGAAGGGGCCGGGCGTGATCGTGCGCGTGCGTGAACTGCTGGGGCCCACCAACTCCCAGAAGGCGCAGAAAGGCACCATCCGCGGTGATTATGGAACGGACAGCATGATGAACATCTGCCATGCTTCCGACAGCCGCGAATCAGCCGCCGTGGAACTGGTACGGTTCTTCCGTGAAGAAGAGCTGTTTGACAGCCTTAACTGA
- a CDS encoding pseudouridine synthase has product MILAFNKPYGVLSQFTREAPHHRTLAEFGFPSGVYPVGRLDADSEGLLLLSDEKALVDRLLNPANRHPRTYWSQVEGIPSAANLLPLERGGLSIRGYRTLPCRVSLMNREPDVPPRNPPVRYRAAIPTSWLELTLVEGKNRQVRRMTAAIGFPTLRLLRAGISGFPLDGLEPGSWKELTPRERRELMP; this is encoded by the coding sequence ATGATTCTGGCATTCAACAAACCTTACGGGGTCCTCTCCCAATTCACGCGGGAAGCGCCCCACCACCGGACACTGGCGGAATTCGGCTTTCCCTCCGGCGTGTATCCCGTCGGCAGGCTGGACGCGGATTCTGAAGGCCTGCTCCTTTTGTCTGATGAGAAAGCCCTGGTGGACCGCCTCCTGAACCCCGCCAACCGTCATCCCAGAACCTACTGGAGCCAGGTGGAAGGCATCCCATCCGCCGCGAACCTGCTCCCTCTGGAACGCGGCGGGCTCTCCATCCGGGGCTACCGCACGCTCCCCTGCCGGGTGAGCCTCATGAACCGGGAGCCGGACGTGCCGCCCCGGAATCCCCCCGTGCGCTACCGCGCCGCCATTCCCACCTCCTGGCTGGAACTGACTCTGGTGGAGGGTAAAAACCGCCAGGTGCGGCGCATGACCGCCGCCATCGGCTTTCCCACGCTCCGGCTTCTGCGCGCCGGGATAAGCGGGTTCCCGCTGGACGGACTGGAACCAGGCTCATGGAAGGAGCTGACTCCCCGTGAACGAAGGGAGCTCATGCCGTAA
- a CDS encoding DNA-directed RNA polymerase subunit omega yields MKAELVEQASKIISEPQMLINVVSRRVAQLNNGRAPLVPTTPHMGNANIALTEIVEGKLVYHAESDSLEEGNQ; encoded by the coding sequence ATGAAAGCCGAACTCGTCGAACAAGCCTCCAAAATCATTTCCGAGCCCCAGATGCTGATCAACGTGGTTTCCCGCCGCGTCGCCCAGCTCAATAATGGCCGCGCTCCCTTGGTTCCCACCACCCCCCACATGGGTAACGCGAACATTGCCCTGACGGAGATCGTTGAAGGCAAGCTCGTCTACCATGCAGAGTCAGACAGTCTCGAAGAAGGCAACCAGTAA
- the smpB gene encoding SsrA-binding protein SmpB translates to MSSDISTNKKARRDYEILDTYECGMELKGTEVKSIRSGKVNIADSFARVENGQMLLYGCDIQPWETAGEFFQHQSRRPRRLLLHKREIFKLEQQTSQKGCSLVALKLYWKNGKVKLALGLGKGKTHRDQRYDLKARVEMREAQREVARINRR, encoded by the coding sequence ATGAGTTCCGACATCTCCACCAACAAAAAAGCCCGCCGGGATTATGAAATCCTGGACACCTACGAATGCGGCATGGAGCTCAAGGGAACGGAGGTAAAATCCATCCGCTCCGGGAAGGTGAACATAGCGGATTCCTTCGCCAGGGTGGAAAACGGCCAGATGCTCCTGTACGGCTGTGACATCCAGCCGTGGGAAACCGCCGGAGAATTCTTCCAGCACCAGTCCCGCCGCCCGCGCCGCCTGCTGCTCCACAAACGGGAAATTTTCAAACTGGAACAACAGACCTCCCAGAAAGGGTGCTCCCTGGTAGCCCTGAAGCTGTACTGGAAAAACGGCAAGGTAAAGCTGGCTCTGGGCCTGGGCAAGGGCAAGACCCACCGCGACCAGCGCTATGACCTGAAAGCCCGCGTGGAAATGCGGGAAGCCCAGCGGGAAGTGGCGCGCATCAACCGCCGCTAA
- a CDS encoding ribonuclease H-like domain-containing protein: MRDIVYFDLETRHSAAEVGGWHNTADMRVSVGVTYSTASGKYTIYSEEMIDDLILQLRQADLVVGYNHEHFDYGVLQRYTMWNMVDITNNLDLCKDIEQRGGVRVKLDSVAAASIGSSKTAVGTQALKWWAEYVQTGNTDILMEIARYCCFDVKVTRDVHWYGAEHGFIRYDDKKGGTVELPVDWKL; the protein is encoded by the coding sequence ATGAGAGACATCGTGTATTTTGACTTGGAAACCCGTCATTCCGCGGCGGAGGTGGGCGGCTGGCACAATACGGCGGACATGCGCGTTTCCGTGGGCGTGACTTACTCCACGGCCTCCGGCAAGTACACGATTTATTCCGAGGAGATGATTGATGACCTGATCCTTCAGCTCCGCCAGGCCGACCTGGTGGTTGGGTACAATCACGAGCATTTCGACTACGGCGTGCTTCAGCGCTATACGATGTGGAACATGGTGGACATCACCAACAATCTGGACCTTTGCAAGGACATCGAACAGCGGGGAGGCGTGCGCGTCAAGCTGGATTCCGTGGCGGCCGCTTCCATCGGTTCTTCAAAAACGGCCGTAGGGACCCAGGCCCTCAAGTGGTGGGCGGAGTACGTGCAGACGGGCAATACGGATATACTGATGGAGATTGCCCGCTACTGCTGCTTTGACGTGAAGGTGACGCGGGACGTGCACTGGTACGGGGCAGAGCACGGTTTCATCCGTTATGATGACAAGAAAGGCGGTACGGTGGAACTGCCTGTAGACTGGAAGCTGTAA
- a CDS encoding tRNA (cytidine(34)-2'-O)-methyltransferase has protein sequence MQPRFHIVMFHPEIPHNTGAAGRLALATGSRLHLVRPLGFSLDEKHVRRTGLDYWAKVDLRVWESLEELQQAADPGARFWYLTTKARRSHWDAELREGDYLVFGPESRGLPESLLKEHADTALTIPMPGEGSRSLNLSTAVAIVLYEGLRQAGI, from the coding sequence ATGCAGCCCCGTTTCCACATCGTCATGTTCCATCCGGAAATTCCGCATAACACGGGGGCGGCCGGGCGTCTGGCGCTGGCTACGGGGTCCAGGCTGCACCTGGTCAGGCCGCTGGGGTTCAGCCTGGATGAAAAGCACGTGCGCCGCACAGGCCTTGATTACTGGGCCAAAGTGGACCTCCGCGTATGGGAAAGCCTGGAGGAGCTCCAGCAGGCAGCGGACCCCGGCGCGCGATTCTGGTACCTGACCACGAAGGCGCGCCGCTCCCACTGGGATGCGGAACTCCGGGAGGGGGATTACCTTGTCTTCGGCCCGGAATCCCGCGGCCTGCCGGAAAGCCTGCTGAAAGAACATGCAGATACGGCCCTGACCATTCCCATGCCCGGGGAAGGCTCCCGCAGCCTGAACCTTTCTACCGCCGTAGCCATCGTCCTTTATGAAGGGCTGCGCCAGGCCGGCATTTAA
- a CDS encoding DUF2238 domain-containing protein, whose product MKNYPFYLLSVFSLLFIVLGISPSSRSVWVAEVIPVVLVVVFLAAGFRKFRFSNWSYTLMFFWLACHTVGAHYTFAEVPFEWFRELVGAHRNPFDRVAHFTVGFYAFPVAEYLVRRQYAGKVLAGIFGLFFVMAVAASYEIIEWQYAVIVGGNDANDFLGSQGDIWDAQKDMFCDTCGAVAALVLFYLVRPWRRKGADSISS is encoded by the coding sequence ATGAAAAACTATCCGTTCTACCTGCTGTCCGTATTCTCCCTGTTGTTCATTGTTCTGGGTATTTCCCCCAGCTCCCGTTCCGTCTGGGTGGCGGAGGTGATTCCCGTGGTACTGGTGGTGGTTTTCCTGGCGGCGGGATTCCGGAAATTCCGTTTCAGCAACTGGTCCTATACGCTGATGTTTTTCTGGCTGGCGTGCCACACGGTGGGCGCGCATTACACTTTTGCGGAAGTGCCCTTTGAATGGTTCCGGGAACTTGTCGGAGCGCACCGGAACCCCTTTGACCGCGTGGCTCATTTTACAGTGGGGTTTTATGCCTTCCCCGTGGCGGAATACCTGGTGCGCAGGCAATATGCGGGGAAGGTGCTTGCTGGGATTTTCGGGCTCTTCTTCGTGATGGCTGTAGCTGCTTCCTATGAGATCATTGAATGGCAGTACGCGGTCATCGTGGGCGGGAATGACGCCAATGACTTTCTCGGCTCCCAGGGAGACATCTGGGACGCCCAGAAGGACATGTTCTGCGATACCTGCGGAGCCGTGGCCGCCTTGGTGCTCTTTTACCTGGTGCGCCCCTGGCGCCGGAAGGGCGCGGATTCCATTTCCTCCTGA
- a CDS encoding citrate/2-methylcitrate synthase — protein sequence MTNDTSPQQPTYPKGLKGIIANESALSDVRGEEGRLLYLGYDIDDLVEMCCFEEVVYLLLNKRLPNRQELEAIKKRLRSDRDLPQPILDFFKTATKSARPMSALRTAVSMLGMYDDRTKDSGQLKEIGLSLIAKVPVMVAYYYRLCQGLDLPPVREDLSESEHFLWLLKGEEPNQDEAHILDVAYILHADHGMNASTFAARVCIATLSDMYSAITAAIGTLKGPLHGGANEGVIEMLKEIGTEDKVDSYIEDKLARKEKIMGMGHRVYRVLDPRAPHLRRMAIRLSSRIGEPKWIRMSERIAKLVRERKGLNANVDFYSATVYYSIGIPTRLFTAIFSIARCCGWVAQVLEQMEDNTLYRPLTLYTGPKDRIPVPTIDMR from the coding sequence ATGACCAATGACACTTCTCCGCAACAGCCCACATATCCCAAAGGTTTAAAAGGAATCATCGCCAATGAATCCGCCTTGAGTGATGTGCGCGGTGAGGAAGGACGGTTGCTGTATCTGGGCTACGATATTGATGATCTGGTGGAGATGTGCTGTTTTGAGGAAGTGGTTTACCTGCTTCTCAACAAGCGCCTGCCCAACCGGCAGGAGCTGGAAGCCATCAAGAAGCGTTTGCGTTCCGACCGTGACCTTCCCCAGCCCATTCTGGATTTCTTTAAAACGGCGACCAAATCCGCCCGGCCCATGTCCGCCCTCCGTACGGCGGTTTCCATGCTCGGCATGTATGATGACCGGACGAAGGACTCCGGCCAGTTGAAGGAAATAGGCCTCAGCCTGATTGCCAAGGTTCCTGTGATGGTGGCGTACTACTACCGTTTGTGCCAGGGGCTGGACCTTCCGCCCGTGCGGGAGGATTTGAGCGAGTCGGAACATTTCCTGTGGCTGCTGAAAGGGGAGGAGCCTAACCAGGATGAAGCCCATATTCTGGACGTGGCCTACATCCTGCATGCGGACCACGGCATGAACGCCTCCACCTTTGCGGCGCGTGTCTGCATCGCCACTCTTTCAGACATGTATTCCGCCATCACGGCGGCCATCGGCACGCTGAAGGGGCCGCTCCACGGGGGCGCCAATGAAGGCGTGATTGAAATGCTCAAGGAAATAGGCACGGAGGACAAGGTGGACTCCTACATCGAGGACAAGCTGGCGCGGAAGGAAAAGATCATGGGCATGGGGCACCGCGTTTACCGCGTGCTGGACCCCCGCGCCCCGCACCTGCGCCGCATGGCCATCCGCCTTTCTTCCAGAATAGGGGAACCCAAGTGGATCCGCATGTCGGAACGCATCGCCAAGCTGGTCCGCGAGCGCAAGGGTCTTAATGCGAACGTGGATTTTTATTCCGCCACGGTTTATTACAGCATCGGCATTCCCACCAGGCTGTTCACGGCCATTTTCTCCATTGCCCGCTGCTGCGGCTGGGTGGCCCAGGTGCTGGAACAGATGGAGGACAATACGCTGTACAGGCCGCTGACTCTCTACACGGGCCCCAAGGACCGCATTCCTGTTCCTACTATTGATATGCGGTAA
- the tsaB gene encoding tRNA (adenosine(37)-N6)-threonylcarbamoyltransferase complex dimerization subunit type 1 TsaB, whose amino-acid sequence MQDALLVLETSCALSSAAVWNGKELLCRVDWRAERNHSSAIFEAVRQALDSLEGQLLKEIAVGSGPGAYGGIRVALAVADGLSLVHGSRVAAFSSWNGLGIHDDEAFVMSDARRGGWTWGRLEHGFLMAPPEVFPAEQARARVAECLKNGIPVYSTETAETLNAREMAGIVPAVPDAEALGTAWLALAPDRREEFLKGPAEPLYVRAPHITCAKRPAWAVKA is encoded by the coding sequence ATGCAAGATGCCCTGCTGGTTCTGGAAACTTCCTGTGCGCTGTCTTCCGCCGCGGTATGGAACGGAAAGGAACTGCTGTGTCGCGTGGACTGGAGAGCTGAGCGCAACCATTCCTCCGCCATTTTTGAGGCGGTCCGGCAGGCGCTGGATTCCCTGGAAGGCCAGCTTCTGAAGGAAATAGCGGTGGGTTCCGGTCCGGGCGCCTACGGCGGAATCCGCGTAGCGCTTGCCGTGGCGGACGGTCTTTCCCTGGTGCATGGTTCCCGCGTGGCGGCGTTCAGCTCCTGGAATGGTTTGGGCATTCATGATGATGAGGCTTTCGTGATGTCGGACGCCCGGCGCGGCGGGTGGACCTGGGGCAGGCTGGAGCATGGTTTTCTGATGGCTCCTCCGGAGGTGTTCCCCGCGGAACAGGCGCGTGCCCGTGTGGCGGAATGCCTGAAAAACGGCATCCCCGTTTATTCCACGGAAACGGCGGAAACCCTGAACGCCAGGGAGATGGCGGGCATCGTTCCGGCAGTTCCTGATGCGGAGGCGCTGGGGACCGCATGGCTGGCCCTGGCCCCGGACCGCCGGGAGGAATTTCTGAAGGGGCCGGCGGAACCTCTGTATGTAAGGGCTCCCCACATCACTTGCGCCAAACGCCCCGCCTGGGCTGTGAAGGCGTAA
- a CDS encoding thermonuclease family protein translates to MRLLLLFLLGMGAVYAGTLRGVVINVVDGDTVILLEKAPEGKRTHRVQLKGIDAPEYGQAGCKEAKAYLEKLVWGETVTVQYTGDDQYGRILGLVLCGVSRVNDEMVKEGWAWRYKKSTSRELAAYESEARAGKKGLWAEPNPISPWEWRGGKRPGEKGGGF, encoded by the coding sequence ATGAGATTGTTACTTCTGTTTCTGCTGGGTATGGGTGCCGTGTATGCGGGAACCCTCCGGGGAGTTGTCATCAATGTCGTTGACGGTGACACGGTCATTCTTTTGGAGAAGGCTCCGGAAGGAAAGCGCACGCACCGGGTGCAGCTTAAAGGGATTGACGCTCCGGAATACGGGCAGGCCGGATGTAAAGAGGCAAAGGCTTATCTGGAAAAGCTTGTTTGGGGAGAAACGGTTACGGTCCAATATACCGGGGATGACCAGTATGGCCGCATCCTGGGGCTGGTCCTGTGCGGAGTATCGCGCGTGAATGATGAGATGGTGAAGGAAGGGTGGGCATGGCGTTACAAAAAATCAACCAGCAGAGAGCTGGCCGCTTATGAATCAGAGGCCAGAGCCGGAAAAAAAGGATTATGGGCTGAACCTAATCCCATTTCACCATGGGAGTGGAGAGGCGGGAAGAGACCCGGGGAAAAGGGTGGGGGTTTTTGA
- a CDS encoding BACON domain-containing protein: MLGSTSHGYGSTTDPSASCYTHPIHWADYNVSGADYRYPLGNAVNNPGIREQGPAWQVTTYPKGYLGSSTSCLIRGTNYGMEVGASDYVWALVPSILYLSVAMTPRHADDNNYVVNGWRLYVDGSYVMRMTSAWLGTGVTASVTTKVKAHDVRSTRQVGLRMGGMRIDVNPSMGINDAAPIMERVVMRDAVVKPVPEVTASTLEVAAAGGEVVLTVSSTLAEAVYIVNDTMCGHDPAAVWCSQSSEQIPSEGGQITLTLAPNTTGEPRQVWAFAGHHYAQAAVIKINQLA, encoded by the coding sequence ATGTTGGGCAGCACATCCCATGGGTACGGGTCAACCACCGACCCGTCGGCATCTTGTTATACCCACCCGATCCATTGGGCGGATTACAATGTGTCCGGAGCTGATTACAGGTATCCGCTGGGTAATGCCGTCAATAATCCTGGTATCCGGGAGCAGGGGCCTGCATGGCAGGTGACGACTTACCCCAAGGGCTACCTGGGCAGCAGCACGTCATGCCTGATACGGGGCACCAATTACGGAATGGAGGTGGGTGCGTCTGACTACGTTTGGGCCCTGGTTCCAAGCATCCTCTATCTATCCGTGGCCATGACGCCGCGGCATGCGGATGATAACAATTATGTGGTTAATGGATGGCGTCTGTATGTTGATGGATCATACGTTATGCGCATGACCTCTGCGTGGCTTGGGACGGGCGTTACGGCGTCCGTAACGACCAAGGTCAAGGCACACGATGTGCGCAGCACCCGCCAGGTGGGTCTGAGGATGGGAGGAATGAGGATTGACGTCAACCCATCCATGGGCATTAACGACGCCGCACCAATCATGGAGCGCGTGGTGATGCGTGACGCTGTGGTCAAACCCGTGCCGGAGGTGACGGCCTCCACGCTGGAGGTGGCGGCGGCAGGCGGGGAGGTGGTGCTGACTGTATCGTCAACATTGGCGGAGGCTGTGTACATCGTCAACGACACCATGTGCGGCCACGACCCCGCCGCCGTGTGGTGCAGCCAATCCTCCGAGCAGATACCGTCCGAAGGAGGCCAGATAACCCTCACGCTGGCTCCGAACACGACCGGAGAACCCCGCCAGGTGTGGGCATTTGCTGGCCACCACTACGCCCAGGCGGCCGTCATCAAGATCAACCAGTTAGCTTAA